The following coding sequences are from one Chitinimonas sp. BJYL2 window:
- a CDS encoding MFS transporter: MPLFDRQALLDDVPRREVLAWASYDFANSGYTTVVLTAVFNAYFVGVIAAHLAYPTLAWTLALAASSALAFFLLPAIGVYADLYARKKQALAVVTVGCVAGTAALALTDKGDMALAVGAIIVSNFCFQAGIALNSAFLPELAKPETLGKVSGWGWSFGYLGGLFSLALCLGYVLSAQAAGASAPQYVPITMLIVAAVYAISAIPMFVWLRERAQPQTHADLGTALSASFRGMSRTLKQLGQFRDFGWLLLCGLLYQAGIAVVIALAAIYAQEVMHFTMAQTMMLILLVNITASIGAFVFGYVQDRLGHRPTLAITLIGWIGMVLIAATTSSVAAFWLAANLAGLCMGASQSAGRALVGYFAPADRRAEFYGLWNAAMGLAAIIGPPTYGLVTWITHNDHRLAILISGLYFVLGLLVLAKVNVARGRAAVA; encoded by the coding sequence ATGCCCCTGTTCGACCGTCAGGCCCTGCTCGATGATGTGCCCCGCCGTGAAGTGCTGGCCTGGGCCTCGTATGACTTTGCCAACTCCGGCTACACCACCGTGGTGCTCACGGCGGTGTTCAATGCCTACTTCGTGGGTGTGATTGCCGCCCATCTGGCTTACCCCACCCTGGCCTGGACGCTGGCGCTGGCTGCCTCCAGTGCGCTGGCCTTTTTTCTGTTGCCGGCCATCGGCGTGTATGCCGACCTCTACGCGCGCAAGAAGCAGGCGCTGGCCGTCGTCACCGTCGGCTGCGTGGCGGGTACGGCCGCGCTGGCGCTGACCGACAAGGGCGACATGGCGCTGGCCGTGGGGGCCATCATCGTGTCGAACTTCTGTTTCCAGGCCGGCATTGCGCTCAACAGCGCCTTCCTGCCGGAACTGGCCAAACCCGAAACGCTGGGCAAGGTATCGGGCTGGGGCTGGAGCTTTGGCTATCTGGGCGGCCTGTTTTCGCTGGCCCTGTGCCTGGGCTATGTGCTCTCTGCCCAGGCAGCCGGTGCCAGCGCGCCGCAATATGTGCCCATCACCATGCTGATCGTCGCGGCGGTGTACGCCATCAGCGCCATCCCCATGTTCGTGTGGTTGCGCGAACGCGCCCAGCCGCAAACCCATGCCGACCTGGGCACGGCGCTGAGCGCGTCGTTCCGCGGCATGAGCCGTACGCTCAAGCAATTGGGTCAGTTCCGCGATTTTGGCTGGCTGCTGCTGTGCGGGCTGCTGTATCAGGCCGGCATTGCCGTGGTGATCGCGCTGGCCGCCATCTATGCGCAGGAAGTCATGCACTTCACGATGGCGCAGACCATGATGCTGATCCTGCTGGTCAATATCACTGCTTCCATCGGCGCCTTCGTGTTCGGCTATGTGCAGGATCGCCTCGGCCACCGCCCCACGCTGGCGATCACCCTGATCGGCTGGATAGGCATGGTGCTGATTGCAGCCACCACCAGCTCGGTTGCCGCCTTCTGGCTTGCCGCCAATCTGGCCGGCCTGTGCATGGGCGCCAGCCAATCGGCCGGCCGCGCGCTGGTGGGCTATTTTGCGCCAGCCGATCGCCGTGCCGAGTTTTACGGCCTGTGGAATGCGGCCATGGGCCTCGCCGCCATCATCGGCCCGCCTACCTACGGGCTGGTTACCTGGATCACCCATAACGATCACCGGCTCGCCATCCTGATTTCCGGCCTGTATTTCGTGCTGGGTCTGCTGGTGCTGGCCAAGGTCAACGTTGCACGCGGCCGGGCGGCTGTGGCCTGA
- the gshA gene encoding glutamate--cysteine ligase has translation MHVPRLATALTGPLLDLERKMLQSQCEIEAWFRSQWLEHAPPVYGSVDLRNSGYKLAPVDMNLFPGGFNNLNPDFTPLCVQAVQSALEKICPDARKLLLIPENHTRNQYYLQNVAALARILKLAGLNVRLGSLNPEITEPTSFALPNGAQLTLEPIVRNGRRVGVAGFDPCVVLLNNDLSAGIPAILRGIDQALLPPLHAGWCVRRKTHHFREYDGVAAEFADLLGIDPWYINPYFGQVSGLDFQTREGEERLAAEVERILGLTAAKYRDLGIDAEPYAIVKADAGTYGMGVMSVKSAEEVIGLNRKQRNKMAVVKEGLEVSDVIVQEGVPTFETIEDSVAEPVVYMIDRFVVGGFYRVHTERGADENLNAPGAFFQPLAFDTPLTTPDCDGSPDCAPNRFYAYGVVARLALLAASRELETTESAHAELSLAV, from the coding sequence ATGCATGTTCCCCGCCTTGCCACTGCCCTGACCGGCCCGCTGCTCGATCTGGAGCGCAAGATGCTCCAGTCGCAATGTGAAATCGAAGCCTGGTTCCGCAGCCAGTGGCTCGAACACGCGCCGCCCGTATATGGCTCGGTGGATTTGCGCAACTCGGGCTACAAGCTCGCGCCGGTGGACATGAATCTGTTCCCCGGTGGCTTCAATAATCTGAACCCCGATTTCACCCCGCTGTGCGTTCAGGCCGTGCAGAGCGCGCTGGAGAAGATCTGTCCCGATGCACGCAAGTTGCTGCTGATTCCCGAGAACCACACGCGCAATCAGTACTACCTGCAGAACGTCGCCGCACTGGCGCGCATCCTCAAACTGGCCGGTCTGAACGTGCGCCTGGGTTCGCTGAACCCCGAGATCACCGAGCCGACCAGCTTTGCTCTGCCCAATGGTGCGCAGCTCACGCTTGAACCCATTGTGCGCAACGGTCGCCGTGTGGGCGTGGCGGGGTTCGATCCTTGCGTGGTGCTCCTCAACAACGATCTCTCGGCCGGCATTCCCGCGATTTTGCGCGGTATCGACCAGGCCTTGCTGCCGCCGCTGCACGCGGGCTGGTGCGTGCGCCGCAAGACTCACCATTTCCGCGAGTACGACGGTGTGGCCGCCGAGTTTGCCGATTTGCTGGGTATCGACCCGTGGTACATCAACCCCTACTTCGGCCAGGTCAGCGGTCTGGATTTCCAGACCCGCGAAGGCGAAGAGCGGCTCGCTGCGGAGGTCGAGCGCATCCTGGGCCTGACAGCCGCCAAGTACCGCGATCTGGGTATCGATGCCGAACCGTATGCGATTGTGAAAGCCGATGCCGGTACCTACGGCATGGGTGTGATGAGCGTGAAATCGGCCGAGGAAGTGATCGGCCTTAACCGCAAGCAGCGCAACAAGATGGCCGTGGTCAAGGAAGGCCTCGAAGTCAGCGACGTGATCGTGCAGGAAGGCGTGCCGACCTTTGAAACGATTGAAGACTCCGTGGCCGAACCGGTGGTGTACATGATCGACCGCTTTGTCGTCGGTGGTTTCTACCGCGTGCACACCGAACGCGGCGCCGACGAAAACCTCAACGCCCCCGGTGCGTTCTTTCAGCCGCTGGCCTTTGATACCCCGCTGACCACCCCCGATTGCGACGGTAGCCCCGATTGCGCCCCGAACCGTTTCTACGCCTATGGTGTGGTCGCGCGTCTGGCGCTGCTGGCGGCCTCGCGTGAGCTGGAGACGACCGAATCGGCGCATGCGGAGCTGAGTCTGGCTGTCTGA
- the prmC gene encoding peptide chain release factor N(5)-glutamine methyltransferase: MNTVAALLAQARQLGLASVDARLLLSHVSGLNHAHQAGRPETELDDAQAAQYRELLARRSAGEPIAYLIGEREFFSLRFEVGPGVLIPRPDTELLVELALERLPLDTPLRVLDLGTGSGILPVCLAKHRPAIAMSAVDVSPAALAIAARNVLQHGVTVRLLQSDWYTALGDETFDLIVSNPPYIANGDHHLDEGDLRFEPRSALTDEADGLAHIRQIINGATTRLHPGGWLLFEHGYDQAAASRALLVAAGFAQVQSWGDLGGNDRVSGGIWRA; the protein is encoded by the coding sequence ATGAACACGGTCGCCGCCCTGCTGGCGCAAGCACGCCAGCTCGGGCTCGCCAGTGTGGATGCGCGCCTTTTGCTCAGCCACGTGAGCGGCCTGAATCACGCCCACCAGGCCGGCAGACCGGAAACCGAACTGGATGACGCCCAAGCCGCGCAATACCGCGAGTTGCTGGCACGCCGCTCGGCCGGCGAACCCATTGCCTACCTGATCGGCGAGCGCGAATTCTTCAGCCTGCGTTTTGAAGTCGGGCCCGGCGTGCTGATCCCCCGGCCCGATACCGAGTTGCTGGTCGAACTGGCGCTCGAACGTCTCCCGCTTGATACCCCGTTGCGCGTGCTCGACCTCGGCACCGGCTCGGGCATCCTGCCTGTTTGCCTCGCCAAGCACCGGCCCGCCATTGCGATGAGTGCGGTCGATGTCTCGCCCGCTGCGCTCGCGATTGCCGCGCGCAATGTGCTGCAACACGGCGTAACAGTGCGCTTGCTGCAAAGCGACTGGTACACCGCGCTGGGTGATGAAACCTTCGATCTGATCGTCTCCAATCCGCCCTATATCGCCAACGGCGATCACCATCTGGATGAGGGCGACCTGCGTTTCGAACCGCGCAGCGCGCTCACCGATGAAGCCGACGGGCTGGCCCATATACGGCAGATCATCAACGGTGCCACCACACGGCTGCACCCCGGTGGCTGGCTGCTGTTCGAACACGGTTATGACCAGGCTGCGGCCAGCCGAGCCCTGCTCGTGGCTGCCGGCTTTGCCCAAGTGCAGAGCTGGGGTGATCTCGGCGGCAATGATCGCGTCAGCGGCGGTATCTGGCGCGCTTGA
- the mgtE gene encoding magnesium transporter, whose translation MTAPAPKPKESPQETLQQVLRILQRHKLVENLVHKQDMPRQALVETLVHKQNLAELESRLDQLHSADIAFILESLPLDERLMVWGLVKPEVEGDVLLEVSDSVRETLLADMDREEILAAAEHLDTDELADLAPDLSPDVMSELMGSLEEEERAELQSALSYADDQVGSMMDFDMVTIRDDVTLEVVLRYLRRFDELPHHTDKLFVVDNDQRIKGVLSVKKLLVTDPEAQVADVMARDVVIFRPDEDVGDAAQAFERYDLVSAPVVDSTHKVIGRLTVDMMVDVIREESEAEVLSLSGLKEDEDLFSSVWSSAKNRWPWLALNIVTGIIVSRVIGAFEHTTAQIVALAALAPIISGIGGNSGSQTATIIIRAMALGQVNAANTRRLVLKELGIAMCNGLLWGSVLGIVAWLIYSSPGLGLVMGGAMLLNFQVAAIVGLFVPILMDRFGRDPAYGSSVFLTFMTDGMGNLIFYGLATLFLLRVL comes from the coding sequence ATGACCGCTCCCGCCCCCAAGCCCAAGGAGAGCCCGCAGGAAACCCTGCAGCAGGTTTTGCGCATCCTCCAGCGTCACAAGCTGGTGGAAAACCTCGTGCACAAGCAGGATATGCCCAGGCAGGCACTGGTGGAAACGCTGGTCCACAAGCAGAACCTGGCCGAGCTCGAAAGCCGGCTCGATCAGCTGCACTCGGCCGATATCGCCTTCATCCTGGAAAGCCTGCCGCTCGACGAACGTCTGATGGTGTGGGGGCTGGTCAAGCCCGAAGTCGAAGGCGATGTGCTGCTCGAAGTCTCGGACTCGGTGCGGGAAACCCTGCTGGCGGACATGGACCGCGAGGAAATCCTCGCCGCCGCCGAGCACCTCGATACCGACGAGCTCGCCGACCTCGCGCCTGACCTCTCACCCGATGTGATGAGCGAGCTGATGGGCTCGCTCGAAGAGGAGGAGCGTGCCGAGCTGCAATCGGCGCTGTCGTATGCCGATGATCAGGTCGGCTCGATGATGGACTTCGACATGGTCACCATCCGCGACGATGTGACGCTCGAAGTCGTGCTGCGCTACCTGCGCCGCTTTGATGAATTGCCGCACCACACCGACAAGCTGTTCGTCGTCGATAACGACCAGCGCATCAAAGGTGTGCTCTCGGTCAAGAAGCTGCTGGTCACCGACCCCGAAGCCCAGGTTGCCGACGTGATGGCGCGGGACGTGGTGATCTTCCGTCCCGATGAAGACGTGGGCGACGCCGCCCAGGCGTTCGAACGTTACGACCTGGTATCCGCCCCGGTGGTGGACAGCACCCACAAGGTCATCGGCCGCCTGACGGTGGACATGATGGTGGACGTGATCCGGGAGGAATCCGAAGCCGAGGTGCTGAGCCTCTCGGGCCTGAAGGAAGACGAAGACCTGTTCAGCTCGGTATGGAGTTCGGCCAAGAACCGCTGGCCCTGGCTGGCACTCAATATCGTCACCGGCATCATCGTCTCGCGCGTGATTGGCGCCTTCGAGCACACCACCGCGCAGATCGTGGCCCTGGCCGCGCTCGCCCCCATCATCTCCGGCATTGGCGGTAACTCGGGCTCGCAGACCGCCACCATCATCATCCGCGCCATGGCGCTGGGTCAGGTCAATGCCGCCAACACGCGCCGGCTGGTGCTCAAGGAGCTGGGTATCGCAATGTGCAACGGCCTGCTCTGGGGCAGTGTGCTCGGCATCGTGGCCTGGCTGATCTACAGCAGCCCCGGTCTGGGGCTGGTGATGGGCGGCGCCATGCTGCTGAACTTCCAGGTCGCAGCCATCGTCGGCCTGTTCGTGCCCATCCTGATGGACCGCTTCGGGCGCGACCCGGCTTACGGTTCCAGCGTGTTCCTGACCTTCATGACCGACGGCATGGGCAACCTGATCTTCTACGGACTGGCCACACTGTTCCTGCTGCGCGTGCTGTGA
- a CDS encoding EAL domain-containing protein: MFSPMPERILHAPVSRLPASLLLDLLRHRRYGVEYQPIVHLQTNETIGYEALARFYAADGQSLAPKTVFDALHHSPLSLYQVEYDMKQLQLDFAPLDADLLFVNLDPDTYGVTANEAEDPLLNLLSARRGKLVVEIIENSDVSDAYLSQQLAAAFSRHGIRLALDDIGAPNSMISIDVMMEVDWFKFDRSWLARARDSKGRAVLNHLIAFAHECNCKVILEGIERPEDLALAHALGVDCVQGFVYRNQFSTISMATRSMRFTV, encoded by the coding sequence ATGTTTTCCCCAATGCCTGAGCGCATTCTGCATGCCCCCGTATCTCGGCTCCCGGCCAGTCTGCTGCTTGATCTGCTGCGCCACCGCCGCTATGGCGTGGAATACCAGCCCATCGTGCACTTGCAGACCAATGAGACCATCGGCTACGAGGCCCTGGCCCGTTTCTATGCCGCGGATGGCCAATCGCTGGCACCCAAGACCGTCTTCGACGCGCTCCACCACAGCCCGCTGAGCCTGTATCAGGTCGAGTACGACATGAAACAGCTGCAGCTCGACTTTGCCCCGCTTGATGCCGACCTGCTGTTCGTCAATCTCGATCCCGATACCTATGGTGTCACCGCCAACGAGGCCGAAGACCCGCTGCTGAATCTGCTCTCTGCCCGCCGCGGCAAGCTGGTGGTCGAGATCATCGAAAACTCGGATGTCTCGGACGCCTACCTCTCGCAGCAGCTCGCCGCCGCGTTCTCGCGCCATGGCATCCGGCTGGCGCTCGATGATATCGGCGCACCCAATTCGATGATCTCCATCGATGTGATGATGGAAGTGGACTGGTTCAAGTTCGACCGCTCCTGGTTGGCGCGCGCCCGCGACAGCAAGGGCCGCGCCGTGCTCAATCACCTGATCGCCTTTGCCCACGAGTGCAACTGCAAGGTCATCCTCGAAGGCATCGAACGCCCCGAAGACCTCGCACTGGCCCATGCGCTAGGCGTGGATTGCGTGCAGGGCTTTGTGTACCGCAACCAGTTCAGCACGATCTCCATGGCCACCCGCAGCATGCGCTTCACGGTATGA
- a CDS encoding HDOD domain-containing protein, with protein MTLEEIFDKASGRMPMVPKVVQELLASFERSDTNVDQVVEQVSHDQVLSAKVLRLANSAKMSGGKAVKSIDDAVVRMGFDNLRLLVVSSGMSGMSVDSPGFDRKVFWLKSFKTGNLARWAAKLGGFDGNTAYTCGLLHNIGELLIHIAAPGEMSKIDKMVVAGTDRVQVENMVLGVDLATVGGELARRWQFPTEISRAITQHQNPAAHEPFEPYAGLVALANLIAAQFDVGLSNAEIAELLPAKLLDKLGLDPAKFVADLDHARASCEGLDDLI; from the coding sequence ATGACCCTGGAAGAAATCTTCGACAAAGCATCGGGCCGCATGCCCATGGTGCCCAAGGTAGTGCAGGAGCTGCTGGCGAGCTTCGAGCGATCGGACACCAATGTCGACCAGGTTGTCGAACAGGTGTCGCACGATCAAGTGCTGTCCGCCAAGGTGCTGCGGCTGGCCAATAGCGCGAAGATGAGCGGCGGCAAAGCCGTAAAGAGCATTGATGACGCCGTGGTCCGCATGGGCTTCGATAACCTGCGTTTGCTGGTGGTGTCCTCGGGCATGTCGGGCATGAGCGTGGACAGCCCCGGCTTTGATCGCAAGGTGTTCTGGCTCAAGAGCTTCAAGACTGGCAATCTGGCCCGCTGGGCGGCCAAGCTCGGCGGCTTTGATGGCAATACCGCCTACACCTGCGGCTTGCTCCACAATATCGGTGAGTTGCTGATCCATATCGCCGCCCCCGGCGAAATGAGCAAGATCGACAAGATGGTCGTAGCCGGCACCGATCGCGTGCAGGTCGAGAACATGGTGCTGGGTGTGGACTTGGCGACCGTAGGCGGTGAGCTGGCGCGTCGCTGGCAATTCCCCACCGAGATTTCACGTGCCATCACCCAACACCAGAACCCTGCGGCCCACGAGCCGTTCGAACCCTATGCAGGCCTCGTGGCGCTGGCCAACCTGATTGCCGCACAGTTCGATGTGGGGCTCAGCAATGCCGAAATCGCCGAACTCTTGCCCGCCAAGCTACTCGACAAGCTGGGCCTCGATCCCGCCAAGTTCGTGGCCGATCTCGACCATGCACGGGCATCGTGCGA